GCGGCAAGGCTTCAGTGGTATTGCCGAGCATGATCACCACACCGAGGAAGATCAGGGCAAGGCCAACTTTTCGCGGTTCTTTCATCACGGTCTCCAACAACTCGAGCCAAAGCCCCACGGGGATTCAGAGCGTTCGAGGATTCGTTCTCGCTGTCTACCTATCGACTGCGCGAGGCATTGCACTTGAGCGGCAGAGACCCGAATCCGGGCCCTGGGCCCGGTTTCCTGAGATAAAACGAGAAATCTTCGCCCTCCATTGCCCTTTTCCGCTCGATTTCTCGCCTCTCTAACTGGGCAGCCTCATGCAAACCCCCGACTCCGCGAATGGGCTGCCAGCGGACCAAGAAGATGAGTATTTGGAGGAAATACAAAATGACAGCCCCCCTCGAGGACCCCAATGAAGTGGATGACGACCGTCTCGTCCGCGAAATATTGGCAGGCGTGGAATCGGCCTTCGACGATCTCTGCCGGCACTACGAGCGGCGAATTTATTTCTTTGCACTCAAGCGGATGCGCGACCCATCGGATGCGGAAGATGTCACCCAGGAAGTGTTCCTCCAGGTGTTTCGCGGTCTCGCAAAGTTCGAAGGTCGATCGTCGCTACTGACCTGGATGTTCGGTATCGCGCACAATCAAATATGTCGCCGCTACCGACGCCGACGGCCCCTGTTGCTTTCGCTCGACTCCGATGAAGTCGATGCGCTCGCCACCGACCAGACCCCGGCTGACCAGAAAACAGACTTTGTTCGCATCCTGCGCAACTGCAGTCGGCTACTCAATGAGAAGGTTTCGGACACGCAGCGCGAAGCATTCGAAATGCGCTACATCGAAAATCTCTCGATGCGCGAGATTGCCGAATCAATGGGCAAGTCGCCTCAGGCCGTAAAGATCAGCCTGTTCCGCACCCGTCGCACGCTGGCAGACAACAATCGAAAATTGCACCAGGTGCTGAGCGTTTGACTCCACGGGAGTCGCATCAATGAACTGTCAGTGATTTTGGAGGATGTTCTTCAGCCGCACTCGCGCGACTACCCAGTCGCTCTTGACCGTTCGTTCAGAGATCGAGAGTTCCTCGGCGATCTCTTCGATCGTAAGGCCGCCGAAGACTCGCAGGGAGACGACGAGTGCCGCGCGCTCGTTCTCGAACGCGAGTTGATCCAGGGAATCTCGGGCTTCGCGATACCCTTGCTCAGAAGTGGGAACGGCAGGGAATACGTTCTCGTCCAGGGTTTCCCGCACCGAACCTCCGCCGCGTTTATCAGCGGCGCGCGCTCTCGCGTGATCGACCAATACGTGCCGCATGATTCCCGAAGCCACCGAGTAGAAGTGAGTGCGATCTTTCCATTCTCGCGCCGAAGCGGTGGTGAGGCGCACAAAGACTTCGTTGATGACTGCCGTGGCCGAGAGGGTGTGATCGGCGCGCTCGTTCTTGAACAGGTTCTTCGCCCGGCGGCGGAGCTCGGGGTAGACCAGTTCCCAGAGCTGATCGGCGGGACCCCCTGACGGGTCAGGCCGATTGAGCAGAGCCGTGATCTCGTCGTCGTTCTTTGGGGTCATCGCGGGAAAGCTTAGTGTGCTGGCCGGGGTGCTGCTGGAGCATTCGCGACAACCAGTACGGTCCTCCCCCGGGCGGGGGTCGGATCCCGCGTGTGGTGGTAGACTCTGGGAGAGATTCGACCTAATCCCCCACATCGGAGACCCGCGAGATGGCGATCGTTGAACCCGTAGCCTCAACCCCAGCAGGAGAGCCCCGTCGCTTGCGTCTTCGCAGTGTTGTGGACAGCCAACCCATCGGCGAGATCGAAGTCCAGGCAGAAGCCGAAGTTCGCGCGGCGGTCGAACGTGCCCGAAAGGCGCAGCCGGAATGGGCGGCACTTTCGGTCGAAAGTCGCGCCGGCTACCTGCGCAAAGTTTTGAAGATCGTGATCGAACGCCAGGAAGACGTGATCGAGACCGTCATTCGCGAAACCGGCAAGACTCGCAGCGAAGCGATCACGATG
This window of the Myxococcales bacterium genome carries:
- a CDS encoding sigma-70 family RNA polymerase sigma factor, whose protein sequence is MTPKNDDEITALLNRPDPSGGPADQLWELVYPELRRRAKNLFKNERADHTLSATAVINEVFVRLTTASAREWKDRTHFYSVASGIMRHVLVDHARARAADKRGGGSVRETLDENVFPAVPTSEQGYREARDSLDQLAFENERAALVVSLRVFGGLTIEEIAEELSISERTVKSDWVVARVRLKNILQNH
- a CDS encoding RNA polymerase sigma factor; amino-acid sequence: MTAPLEDPNEVDDDRLVREILAGVESAFDDLCRHYERRIYFFALKRMRDPSDAEDVTQEVFLQVFRGLAKFEGRSSLLTWMFGIAHNQICRRYRRRRPLLLSLDSDEVDALATDQTPADQKTDFVRILRNCSRLLNEKVSDTQREAFEMRYIENLSMREIAESMGKSPQAVKISLFRTRRTLADNNRKLHQVLSV